CGTTCAGGAGTTCGATTCCTGGGCCCGTCACCATTCCACCCGGTAGCTGAAGATCAGATGATCGCCCTGCACGTAGACGATGCTCTCATCCAACCGGTCCACAGCCAGACCGTATCCGTGCGCGTGCAGGCCGGCGCCGTAACGGTGCCGCATCTGGTCGTGGGTCTCGGTCAGGCCGATCCTGCCCAGAGGAGTCCCATAGGCCGAAAACACCGATACCCAGCGGGCTTCGGCCTCCAACCTCCATTGGCCGGGACGGTTCAGGTCGTGGACCGCCATCGGCGGTTCGTGCATGTGGACTCCCGAGACGTAGACCCGCCCGCTGCCGTCCACCGCCACTTGGCGCGGTCGAAAGATCTCGCCGGCGCCGATATGAACGGGAGGAACGGTGGGTCCCCGGAATCCGATCACCCGATCGTTGTCGCAGTCGGCAACGAAGACCATACCGCCTCGGAGGTGCTCTTCCGCCAGGTGGCCGGCTTGGGTGTTGACGGCGATGCCGGCGGGTCCGATGGGACCCGGACCGATTCCGGGCCCGTGATCGAAGCCGTACTGGCGAATGGGAGCCGCGCCGCCGAACTGCCGGGGCCCGGTGCCGTAGCTTCCGAAGTGCTCCAGGTAATCTCCGGCGGGAGTGAAGATCTGGACCCTGTGGTTGCCGCCTTCGGCGGTATGGCTGTCGCTGACCAGCACCCGGCCCTGCTCGTCGACGGCGATCCCCAGAGGTCCATCTCCACCGAATTGTCCCGGCGCGTTTCCCCAGCTCCCGAACAGAGTCAGCAGGCCGCCCTCCGGCGAGAATTTCTGGACCCGGCAGTTCCGGCTGTCGGCGACGTAGACGTTGTTCCGGGGGTCCACCGCGATGGCTTGGGGACTGTCGAATTCCGACTGGGCCGTGCCGCGCCGGGGCCTCCCGGACGAGTCCTGTGCACCGACGGACCAGAGCCGGCGGCCGTTCCGGTCCAGCTTCACGATTCGGTGATTACCGGTGTCGGCGACCAGGAGGTTCCCTTCATGGTCCGAAGCCAGGGCTGACGGATTTCTGAATGCCGACTCGCCATGACCACCGTCATGGATACCCCAGGTTGCCAGAAGAATGACCTTGGGCCTATCCACGCCGTTTTCTCGCGAGTGGGATGAACCTGTTGCCTGAACCGGCTCCAGGCCACCGAGTCGTTACTCCGTCTCCATCACGACCCTGGTCAGTAATTCCTGTTGTGACACAGAGAAAGTCGATTCAGATAGAGTTGCTGAAATTCTTCTTCGGACAGATCGGGAAACCTGCGACGTAAACCGTCACGAAAAAGTTGCCGGACATTGTCGGAGATTTCAAACGCCTTGGCCAGCCGCTGCCGGGCGGTCATACGGCGCAAAACGGCCAAGTAGATCCTGTGATCAGGCTGTGGTTTCAAAGCCACCGGCGCCGAGTCTAGCACAGCGAAACCAGGGCCATACGAATATCGAATTCAAGTGGGGCAGGGAGGGATGCCGCCGTTTTGTTGGTGCCGGGAGTTGGAGTCGGCAACTGGATCGAAGGGGATTTCGCTGTACTATACGGAACGGTCAAGTTCGAGGGAACGGAAACCTTGGGAGATGCACCTTGTGTCGCGATACCCATCGTCGGAGCTTCGGGTGCCGGGAACTGGAGAAACGCCATGCCTATTCTGATTTGCATCTTGGCCTTCTTGCTGATGCCGCTTTCGGCATTCGCCTCGGACCACAACACCCTCACCTCGGAGGAGGCCGCGGCGGGATGGATCCTGCTCTGGGACGGCAAGACCGAGTACGGCTGGGAATGGCATGGGGACGCCCGCTGGAAGGTGGACGACGGAGTGCTCCGATCCGACGGCGGCGGGTATGGGTGGCTGGGCACGACCAGCATGTTCGGCGACTTCGAGCTCAGCCTGGAATTTCGCACCGCAGAGGACGGGAACAGCGGCATCTTTCTCCGCTCCGCCCGCAGGGGGCCGCCCCACGAGACCGGGTACGAACTCCAGGTCTACAACCGGCAGCCGCAGGGCTACAACACAGGCAGCCTGGTCTTCTATGTGAAAGCGGAACCCGCCCGGTTCGAGGGTGGCCAGTGGAACCGGTACGAGGTTCGCGCCGTGGGGAGCCGTTTCGTCGTGAAGCTCAACGGGAAGCAGGTGCTGGACGCCAATGACTCGTCGCATGCCGTGGGCGTGATCGGGCTGCAGTACAACGTGGACAAGCCCATCGAGTATCGCAATATCAAGCTCAAGCCGCTGGGGTTGAGCCCGCTCTTCAATGGACAGGATCTGAGTGGTTGGCGGAAGGTCGATCGCCCCAACCGGGACGACGTGCATGAATGGTCGGTGAGGGACGGGATCCTCCACGTGGAGAAGGGCGCCGGACAACTGGAGACCGAGAAGGAACTCAAGAACCTGGTGCTGCAACTGGCGATCCGGACCAACCCGCCCCACGCCGGCCACCATCCCAACAGCGGCGTCTTCTTCCGGGGGGAGAAGGGGGTCTTCTGGAGCGGGTACGAGTCCCAGATCCGAAACGAGTTCCGCAACGGCGATCGCACGCAACCCCATGACTTCGGCACGGGGGGACTCTATTTCTACGTGCCGGCCCGCGAAGTCATTCCCGAAGATGGAGAGTTCTTCTACAAGACGGTCATCGCCCATGGCCGCCATCTGGCGGTCTGGGTCAACGGCGTCCAGACCAGTGACTGGGAAGACCCGCGGCCGCCCGGCAACAATGCCCGGCGCCAAGCCCGGCTGGTTCCCGGTGTGGTCAGCCTTCAGGCCCACGATCCCACCACGAACCTGGACTTCAAGAACATCCGGGCCGTCGAGCTGCCGGAGCGTTGACCGGCGTCACGTGCGCCGGTTTCAGGACGCCGGTCCCTTGCCGGCGTTGATGCCGAGTTCTCGCCGATAAGCCTCGAGCGACAGCAGGTCGTCCGGCATCACGTTCCCCACGTTCACTTCGGGGCCGAATCGATCCACCAGGTCGCGCCGCATCCGATGGATGTGGTGCGACGCGACACCGGGGATCCAGGGTCCGGGGAGTTCGAACATGACACGATCGAGACCGACGGCCGCCACCGTTTCGTCGACCTCGCGACAGGTCGCGTCATCGGCGTGAACCAGCTCCGCGGCCTCCAGCAGGATGATGCTGGCGCCGGCGTCCAGGCAGGCCCTGGCGTCGTCGGGAAAGCTGGGACCGTGGGAGAGGCCCTCCTTCTTGCCGACCTCCCCCAGGACGCCCATCCCGAATCCGGACACGGCTTCCTCGATGACCCGGACCTTCCATTCCAAAGGGACGTCGGCCACGTTGTTGGAGACTTCGATCCAGCGGTATCCGGCCCTTCGGCAGGCCGGAAGGTAGAGATCGGCTTTCCCGTGGACCTGGGCGTACTCGAGATACTGGCCGCCGGGGAAAGCCTCGATCCGGTGAGCCCGGTAGGCCTCGATCTTCTCGACCAGGACTGCACCCGTGAGCAGACGCGACAGACCGACGGCGATCTTGGCGAAGTCGATGTAGGGCGCCGCGGTGGCGGCCAGGTCGTTCTGGTGGCCGGCGCCAAGGCCCCAATCCACGACCATGGTCAGACCCGACGACCGGGGCTTCCGGCTGCGCGGAGCGCCGTCCAAGCCGGCGAATATGTGCCGTTCGTTCATCCGGACCCGGCTGGCGTCATCGAGTCAGTTTTCGGTTCTTGGGATCGTAACGGGGAATGGACACCACCGTCGCTGCGCATGGCTCCTCGAAATAGTCGATTTCCAGGCGGCTTCCCGGCAGAGAGGCCTCTGTGGGGAGATAGCTGAACGCCAGGTTCTCCTGAACCGTATAGCCGTAACCGGCACTGGTGACGTAGCCCACAGTGCTTGCCTCGAAGCGGACCGGCTCGGCTCCCATGAGCACCGTATCGGGGTCTTCCAGCCGGAGGCAGCACCATTTCCGCCTCACCCCTTCGGTTTCGATCCTTTCCAGCGCGGCCTTTCCCAGAAAGTCCTTCTTGTCCATGCTCACGGCGAAACCGAGACCCGCTTCCAGTGGGTTGTATTCCGTGTGGACGTCGGCGCCCCACAGCCGGTAGCCTTTTTCCAGTCTCAGGCTCTCGAAAGCTCCTCCTCCCGCTGCCGCCGCTCCCAGGGATTGACCCGCCTCCCAGAGCGTGTCCCACAAATGCAATCCGTATTCCGTCGGAACGTAGAGTTCCCATCCAAGTTC
Above is a window of Acidobacteriota bacterium DNA encoding:
- a CDS encoding NHL repeat-containing protein; the encoded protein is MDRPKVILLATWGIHDGGHGESAFRNPSALASDHEGNLLVADTGNHRIVKLDRNGRRLWSVGAQDSSGRPRRGTAQSEFDSPQAIAVDPRNNVYVADSRNCRVQKFSPEGGLLTLFGSWGNAPGQFGGDGPLGIAVDEQGRVLVSDSHTAEGGNHRVQIFTPAGDYLEHFGSYGTGPRQFGGAAPIRQYGFDHGPGIGPGPIGPAGIAVNTQAGHLAEEHLRGGMVFVADCDNDRVIGFRGPTVPPVHIGAGEIFRPRQVAVDGSGRVYVSGVHMHEPPMAVHDLNRPGQWRLEAEARWVSVFSAYGTPLGRIGLTETHDQMRHRYGAGLHAHGYGLAVDRLDESIVYVQGDHLIFSYRVEW
- a CDS encoding DUF1080 domain-containing protein, with product MPILICILAFLLMPLSAFASDHNTLTSEEAAAGWILLWDGKTEYGWEWHGDARWKVDDGVLRSDGGGYGWLGTTSMFGDFELSLEFRTAEDGNSGIFLRSARRGPPHETGYELQVYNRQPQGYNTGSLVFYVKAEPARFEGGQWNRYEVRAVGSRFVVKLNGKQVLDANDSSHAVGVIGLQYNVDKPIEYRNIKLKPLGLSPLFNGQDLSGWRKVDRPNRDDVHEWSVRDGILHVEKGAGQLETEKELKNLVLQLAIRTNPPHAGHHPNSGVFFRGEKGVFWSGYESQIRNEFRNGDRTQPHDFGTGGLYFYVPAREVIPEDGEFFYKTVIAHGRHLAVWVNGVQTSDWEDPRPPGNNARRQARLVPGVVSLQAHDPTTNLDFKNIRAVELPER
- a CDS encoding phosphosulfolactate synthase, with protein sequence MNERHIFAGLDGAPRSRKPRSSGLTMVVDWGLGAGHQNDLAATAAPYIDFAKIAVGLSRLLTGAVLVEKIEAYRAHRIEAFPGGQYLEYAQVHGKADLYLPACRRAGYRWIEVSNNVADVPLEWKVRVIEEAVSGFGMGVLGEVGKKEGLSHGPSFPDDARACLDAGASIILLEAAELVHADDATCREVDETVAAVGLDRVMFELPGPWIPGVASHHIHRMRRDLVDRFGPEVNVGNVMPDDLLSLEAYRRELGINAGKGPAS